From the Mangifera indica cultivar Alphonso chromosome 10, CATAS_Mindica_2.1, whole genome shotgun sequence genome, one window contains:
- the LOC123227966 gene encoding LOW QUALITY PROTEIN: DNA replication licensing factor MCM6-like (The sequence of the model RefSeq protein was modified relative to this genomic sequence to represent the inferred CDS: inserted 1 base in 1 codon; substituted 1 base at 1 genomic stop codon) yields MEAFGGYLVDEKAIRVENIFLEFLKSFRLDGEVYYEAEIEAMRANESTTMFIDFSHVMRFNDVLQKAIADEYLRFEPYLKNACKRFVTEQNPTFISDDNPNKDINVAFFNIPFLTRLRELTTAEIGKLVSVTGVVTRTSEVPPELLQGPFRCLDCGGVIKHVEQQFNXTEPTICVNATCSNRNKWALLRQESKFADWQRVRMQETSKEIPAGSLPRSLDVILRHDIVEQARAGDTVIFTGTVVVIPDIMALASPGERAECRPEANQCKNSAVGQDGVRGLRALGVRDXSYCFAFIANSVQIADGRRDTDIRNRKKDADEDEQYQFTTEEIDEIQRMRNVPDFFNKIVDSIAPTVFGHQDIKRAILLMLLGRVHKLTHEGINLRGAINVCMVGEPSCAKSQFLKYTSGIVPRSVYTSGKSSSAAGLTATVAKEPETGEFCIVAGALMLADNGICCIDEFDKMDIRDQVSIHEAMEQQTISITKAGIQATLNARTSILAAANPTGGRYDKSKPLKYNVALPSTILSRFDLVYVMIDDPDDQTDYHIAHRIVRVHQKHENALASAFTTAQLKRYIVFAKTLKPKLSMEARKLLVDSYFALRRADTAPGGRVAYRMTVRQLEALIRLSEAIARSHLETQVQPRHVKVAVIEF; encoded by the exons ATGGAGGCATTTGGTGGATACTTAGTCGACGAGAAAGCCATAAGAGTGGAGAACATTTTCTTGGAGTTTCTGAAGAGCTTTAGATTGGATGGAGAAGTCTATTACGAAGCCGAAATTGAAGCCATGCGAGCCAATGAATCGACCACCATGTTCATCGATTTCTCCCACGTTATGCGCTTCAACGACGTTCTTCAAAAGGCTATCGCTGACGAATACTTGAg ATTTGAGCCATATTTGAAGAACGCGTGTAAGAGGTTTGTCACAGAGCAAAACCCGACTTTCATTTCGGATGATAATCCGAACAAAGATATAAATGTTGCCTTTTTCAACATCCCATTTTTGACAAG ATTGAGAGAGTTGACTACAGCAGAAATCGGGAAACTCGTGTCAGTTACTGGTGTTGTGACACGCACAAGTGAGGTTCCGCCTGAGCTTTTACAAGGGCCTTTCCGGTGCTTAGATTGTGGAGGGGTAATCAAGCATGTTGAGCAGCAATTTAACTAAACTGAG CCCACTATTTGTGTGAATGCCACATGTTCAAATAGAAATAAGTGGGCATTGCTTCGTCAAGAAAGTAAGTTTGCCGATTGGCAGAGGGTGAGGATGCAGGAGACTTCCAAAGAAATTCCAGCTGGATCTTTACCTAGATCATTGGATGTTATCCTCCGCCATGACATTGTTGAACAGGCTAGGGCTGGAGACAC GGTCATTTTCACTGGTACTGTGGTTGTCATACCTGATATAATGGCATTGGCCTCTCCTGGGGAGAGAGCAGAATGTCGTCCAGAAGCTAATCAGTGCAAGAATTCTGCTGTTGGACAAGATGGTGTGAGGGGTCTTCGAGCATTAGGAGTGAGAG TGTCCTATTGCTTCGCCTTTATTGCAAATTCTGTTCAG ATTGCTGATGGTAGGAGGGATACTGACATAAGAAATAGAAAGAAGGATGCTGATGAAGACGAACAATATCAGTTCACG ACAGAAGAGATAGATGAAATCCAAAGAATGAGAAATGTGCCTGATTTCTTCAATAAGATTGTTGATAGCATTGCTCCAACAGTTTTTGGTCACCAAGATATCAAGCGAGCCATCCTGCTCATGCTCTTGGGGCGTGTCCACAAGTTGACTCATGAAGGCATCAACCTGAGAGGAGCCATTAATGTTTGTATGGTTGGAGAACCCAGCTGTGCTAAATCTCAGTTCCTAAA GTATACTTCTGGTATAGTTCCTAGATCTGTCTACACATCAGGCAAGTCCTCTTCTGCTGCAGGGTTGACTGCAACTGTGGCCAAAGAACCAGAAACTGGGGAATTCTGTATTGTG GCAGGGGCACTGATGCTTGCTGACAATGGCATTTGTTGCATTGATGAATTTGATAAGATGGACATCAGGGACCAG GTTTCAATTCATGAAGCCATGGAACAGCAGACAATAAGCATTACGAAAGCAGGGATACAGGCAACACTGAATGCTCGAACATCAATTCTAGCAGCAGCTAATCCTACTGGGGGCCGCTATGATAAGTCTAAACCACTTAAG TACAATGTTGCCCTTCCTTCTACTATTCTTTCGAGATTTGATCTGGTATATGTAATGATTGATGACCCTGATGATCAAACTGATTATCACATCGCCCACCGTATTGTCAGAGTTCATCAGAAGCATGAAAATGCACTTGCTTCTGCATTCACTACTGCACAACTGAAGCGGTACATTGTATTTGCAAAAACTTtgaaaccaaaa CTAAGCATGGAAGCCAGGAAGCTGTTAGTGGACTCTTATTTTGCTCTGCGAAGGGCTGATACAGCTCCAGGTGGTAGAGTTGCGTATCGCATGACGGTTAGGCAGCTAGAGGCATTGATCAGGTTGTCTGAGGCCATTGCTCGAAGTCATTTGGAAACTCAG GTACAACCACGCCATGTTAAAGTAGCAGTGATAGAATTCTAG
- the LOC123228322 gene encoding probable purine permease 4 — protein sequence MNNNPTHIVHHEEDEPEEDQKAETSKGYFMLLLVNYLFLFVGSVSASLLSKFYFNHKGSSRWVSTWVQCGGFPFLLFPIFLPYYVFKCTKRKPFSHFSRKIFSLSVFIGLLLGVNNLLFSWGNSYLPVSTSSLLLSSQLVFNLIFSVVIAKQRLTFSNLNAVTLLTLSSVLLALYSGHDKASNLSKSNYFIGFFCTVGAGLLFALYLPVMEIIYKKVYCYSMVVEMQLIMEVAATALATVGMSFSGGFAEMRRESERVFDLGKKMYWVTVFANVVTWQLCFMGTAGMVFLTSSLTGAICMTAILAMNVIGGVVVYGDNFGGVKVVSTVLCSWGFCSYVYGMYVKIKLEKEEKEKKEKMEINNSNVMEMVQIVV from the coding sequence ATGAACAACAACCCGACCCATATTGTGCATCATGAAGAAGATGAACCAGAAGAAGACCAAAAGGCCGAAACTAGCAAAGGGTATTTCATGCTTTTGCTCGTTAACTATCTGTTCCTCTTTGTGGGTTCAGTCTCTGCAAGCCTTTTATCTAAGTTTTACTTCAACCACAAAGGCTCAAGCCGGTGGGTGTCCACCTGGGTCCAATGCGGCGGCTTCCCCTTCCTCCTCTTCCCTATTTTCCTCCCTTACTATGTCTTCAAGTGCACAAAGAGAAAACCTTTCTCTCATTTCAGTCGGAAAATCTTCTCTTTATCGGTTTTCATTGGCCTTCTTTTAGGCGTCAACAATCTTCTCTTTTCATGGGGAAACTCTTATTTGCCTGTCTCAACCTCCTCTCTTTTGCTCTCTTCACAGCTTGTCTTCAACCTCATTTTCTCCGTAGTCATCGCCAAACAAAGGCTCACCTTCTCCAATCTCAACGCAGTCACTCTCTTGACGTTAAGTTCAGTCCTCCTAGCCCTCTATTCCGGCCATGATAAAGCCTCAAACTTATCCAAATCGAACTACTTCATCGGGTTTTTCTGCACGGTGGGTGCCGGTTTGCTCTTCGCCTTGTACCTCCCCGTCATGGAGATCATCTACAAGAAAGTTTACTGCTACTCAATGGTTGTGGAAATGCAGCTCATCATGGAGGTCGCCGCCACGGCTTTGGCCACCGTGGGGATGTCGTTCAGTGGCGGTTTTGCGGAGATGAGGAGAGAAAGCGAGAGGGTATTCGATTTGGGGAAGAAAATGTATTGGGTTACAGTGTTTGCAAATGTGGTGACATGGCAGCTTTGCTTCATGGGGACGGCAGGGATGGTGTTCTTGACGTCGTCGCTGACGGGGGCCATCTGCATGACGGCGATTCTGGCGATGAATGTGATCGGAGGCGTGGTTGTTTATGGAGATAACTTCGGCGGCGTTAAAGTGGTGTCGACGGTGCTGTGCTCTTGGGGATTTTGCTCCTATGTTTATGGAATGTATGTGAAAATTAAGCTTGAGAAggaggagaaggagaagaaggagaagatgGAAATTAATAATAGTAATGTGATGGAGATGGTTCAGATTGTAGTTTGA